The sequence TTCTTCAAAAGATCCGTATCCCTTTACATTTGGTATTGTTTTTATAAATTTTTCAAGTTTGCGAAATCTCTCTACAAACCATTGACTATCGTCACCATCTGGAATAAACAATCGAATGGTCGTTTCTTCTTTCATATGCGTAACAGAAAATAGTTGTTTTTGTTGATAACGAATTGTCTCGATTGTGATCAGCGCATGATTGATGACCCAAAATGATACAATGAGTTGAACGATCATTAATACTATGATCCATTTTCTTTGCCACATGCTTTTCAAATTGAGTAGCATATACTTCATTTTTTATCTCCTCAATTTCTACTTTTTATGTATGACATGAATAGGTTGCACACGAAAAACACGAAAAGCTGGAACGATAATTGCAATTAGTGATGAGCAAAAAACAAATCCAATTGCTGCTGAAAAGTGCAACAAAGAAATGCGTAATGGGAATCCTACCCATTTTTCAAATATATGCTGAAATAGCCATTGCACACCATACCCAAAAACGACTGCAATACTACATAATACAACCATTTCACTAAAAATCATAAAAACGATGTCGCGATTCGTATATCCGAACGCTTTCCTTATTCCAATTTCATATATTCTCTCTTGTACCCAATAAAACGATAAATTCACAACATTAACTAAAGAAAGTAAGTAAATAAGAACGATAAGCATTAGGCGATCACCAATATCAATTCGGAACGATAACTGTGCTTCGTATGGAAAAGAATCAATGCTTGCTTGTGGAAATAACTTCTCTGCTTGCATACGAATAGATTTTTCATCCTTGTACGTATCTTTTTTAGCATTATAGAGTGTCAATGTAATTTGCTGCTGACTTAATAATTTACTAATAACACTCGGGGGTAATGACGTCATTGGAATAAGAACTTGTGAATCCAATAATCTTGAATTTTCTCCCGTTAGCCCAATTATCCCAATACACTTGTATCGCTCACCCGATAAGACAATATAGCGCTCATTCCCAATGATCGTTGTATCTTTTTCCCATTCGGATCCTATAAGAGCTACTTTCTCTCCCGTTCTTATTTCTTTCTCAGTAAAATAACGTCCTTCCTTTATAGGTAGACGGGGCTCAACAGACTCCCTTACATGTTCCGGGGTCACCATGATAGGCATGCCATCATGCAAAAGAGCCACACCTTCTAATATAATCCCTGTTTCCTGATCTATATTGTCAAACAATCGAAAAAGATCATTCCATGTTGGTTCATGTGAAAATGTCACCATTAGCTTTGTTGCATGTGGCGGAGCATACTGTTCAAGCTGTCTTTGAAGTAAATGAGAATAATTTATGCTAGAAATACCGATTGAAATCATCAGTAGTGATATAACTAAACCTAAAACGGCAAAGGCAGTTGTAAATGGATGAGCACGCCATTGACTCTTAAAAGATTGAAAGGACATATAAAAACCACCTTCCACAAACACGATAAATCAAAATGAAACGAAAATAAATAAGCATTAGGCTTATTTATTTTCGCTTTACAGAAGGTATCAATCATCACGTAATGAACGGACAACTAACTCTTTGTTCGTAGCTGTATCATTAATGGAATGGCGACTTTGATAGACATCTACACCTGTCCAAGAGTAAGTTGCTTGAGCCCATTCCTTATCCTCTTGATATTTGTATCCTTGCATTTTATTATTTTTCCACATTTCTAACCTTACAGCTACTTTGTAACCACTCTTAGGATTGACAAATTTTGTCTCCGCTACTGCATTATCATTATCAAATAAATTCCAATCAACATCCAACTTATAATTTGCTTGCAAACCTTTGTATTCTAATATCCCGCTCTGAACCTCAGCATATACATGCGCACCTGATAGTAAAGCCGTACAAAGACCTAAAGATGCAAGGGCAGTCTTAGTCTTCATTTTCAATTCAACATCCTCCCTTACGAAATATTCTCTTCTGAGCCGGCTCGCTTTCAGTCTATCACAAACTTCCATCCTATCATATCCGTATTTTCCGCAAATTTCATTGCGGAAAATACCTATTTTTCAAAAAATAAATGACAAATGTTTCATTATAAAGTAGAATTTTGTATAAAAAGAGGGGAAGATAAGAGATGGAAAAGAACTTATGGACAGTTATTCAGCAGCTATATACGAAAAAAGTTATTACACAAGAAGACTGGGATAACGCAAGAGTACAGCTTTCTTCTGACGCGTTTCTTTCACTTACAGAGTATTTTAACAATCAAGGGATAACTAAAGAAAAAGGAGATCAGTGGCTTTGACTTATATAGGAAGAAGAGAAATGCAGTCATTTATGCTGCACTATTTAGACGAATACTCTCTCATTCAAAAAGAAATATGTGAACGTATTCAATTTTTACTCCATTCCCCTGGAAAATTATTTCATGAACATACACGTTTTTGCTGGGGGGAGTTCTATACTTATATCGCGAAATTTCACAACCATGTACAAACTGAAATGGTTATTCCATATGCTGTTGCCATTGAATTTTTAATTTTAGCAACAGATCTATTTGATGATATTGCAGACGAAGAAAAAAACAATAATGTGAGAGAACACGCATCTATGGGTGAAATGATTACGATAGCTAATACATTATTTGTCGAGGCCATACATTTAATTGCTTTGCATACACCTCGAAACTTAAAAAGAGAAATATGTCGCATGATGAAAGAACTGAAGGAAGCATGTAATGGACAATGGAGCGATTTGCACTTTACTATTGACACATCCGTTCCAACAGAAGAACAATATTTTAAACTAATCTCGCAAAAATCATCATCATTAACAAGACTTGTTTGTCAACTAGGAGCTGGTTCTTTGGCGTACAAGTGGTACGATATTGCAACATATATTGGAATAAGTGGTCAACTGCGTAATGAT comes from Anoxybacillus flavithermus and encodes:
- a CDS encoding ABC transporter permease; amino-acid sequence: MSFQSFKSQWRAHPFTTAFAVLGLVISLLMISIGISSINYSHLLQRQLEQYAPPHATKLMVTFSHEPTWNDLFRLFDNIDQETGIILEGVALLHDGMPIMVTPEHVRESVEPRLPIKEGRYFTEKEIRTGEKVALIGSEWEKDTTIIGNERYIVLSGERYKCIGIIGLTGENSRLLDSQVLIPMTSLPPSVISKLLSQQQITLTLYNAKKDTYKDEKSIRMQAEKLFPQASIDSFPYEAQLSFRIDIGDRLMLIVLIYLLSLVNVVNLSFYWVQERIYEIGIRKAFGYTNRDIVFMIFSEMVVLCSIAVVFGYGVQWLFQHIFEKWVGFPLRISLLHFSAAIGFVFCSSLIAIIVPAFRVFRVQPIHVIHKK
- a CDS encoding class 1 isoprenoid biosynthesis enzyme gives rise to the protein MQSFMLHYLDEYSLIQKEICERIQFLLHSPGKLFHEHTRFCWGEFYTYIAKFHNHVQTEMVIPYAVAIEFLILATDLFDDIADEEKNNNVREHASMGEMITIANTLFVEAIHLIALHTPRNLKREICRMMKELKEACNGQWSDLHFTIDTSVPTEEQYFKLISQKSSSLTRLVCQLGAGSLAYKWYDIATYIGISGQLRNDAKDILCQQPND